The following proteins are co-located in the Apium graveolens cultivar Ventura chromosome 5, ASM990537v1, whole genome shotgun sequence genome:
- the LOC141723944 gene encoding WUSCHEL-related homeobox 8-like, giving the protein MVMIKDYPVTEQELELIRRSMEVNNNHQEHHHYQNHHDNGTADLSDLCIKVMTDEQIEVLRKQIAAYATLTQQLADMHKFMAAQQDLTAVGLGSLYCDSLMAYGAGKITTRHRWTPTPVQLQKLERVFEEGIGTPSKQKIKDLTTELSQHGPISETNVYNWFQNRRARSKRKQFSDVPNNSEPDVEAESESSEKTTRSVDISNIRDNTEPIAKDAYIHDPSTHILDTQRGKAKSGFTSVHSTKHYGSHGSS; this is encoded by the exons ATGGTTATGATTAAAGATTATCCTGTTACAGAGCAAGAACTAGAACTAATCAGAAGGTCAATGGAAGTCAACAACAACCACCAAGAACACCATCACTATCAAAACCATCATGATAATGGTACTGCTGATCTTAGTGATCTGTGCATCAAAGTGATGACTGATGAGCAAATTGAAGTTTTAAGAAAACAGATCGCAGCTTATGCTACTCTCACTCAGCAACTTGCTGATATGCATAAATTCATGGCTGCTCAACAAGATCTTACTGCTG TTGGTCTAGGAAGTTTGTACTGTGATTCATTGATGGCATATGGTGCCGGCAAGATCACGACAAGGCACAGATGGACTCCAACACCGGTGCAACTTCAAAAACTTGAACGAGTGTTTGAGGAAGGCATTGGAACTCCTAGCAAGCAGAAGATAAAAGATTTAACTACGGAGCTGTCACAACATGGTCCGATTTCTGAAACAAATGTGTATAATTGGTTCCAAAATAGGAGAGCTAGATCAAAGAGGAAGCAATTTTCTGACGTACCAAACAACTCAGAACCAGATGTCGAAGCAGAAAGTGAGTCATCGGAGAAAACCACAAGATCAGTTGACATCTCAAATATCAGAGACAACACAGAacctattgctaaggatgcctATATCCACGATCCTAGTACACACATCTTGGACACTCAGAGAGGCAAAGCAAAGTCAGGTTTCACATCAGTTCACAGCACAAAACATTATGGTAGTCATG GTAGCAGCTAG
- the LOC141661409 gene encoding uncharacterized protein LOC141661409 isoform X2 yields MFPVNTGVDIAVDNDDKIGLEIKDNDEGKIGAEIGVDVEGKTRVEIRVDDEVPKDALDNVLADFSTGGVQEGVLYESGQFISDDFSPNTMEKIESVINKIEQDYKVAAIVSEVEVVTKGCEVGEKVLIVETVDDSNLQVDCEVGEVYLPSEKTDSVKNASKMVNDIDMKDAGVYKSKVFCCEVLVRLVTVSWVKSLLRCQKEKLSFRLSYVLHFFDTLDQVQNRPWSLKTLIL; encoded by the exons ATGTTTCCTGTCAATACTGGAGTTGATATTGCGGTTGATAACGATGACAAAATTGGACTGGAGATTAAAGATAATGATGAGGGCAAAATTGGAGCGGAGATTGGAGTTGATGTTGAGGGCAAAACTAGAGTGGAGATTAGAGTTGATGATGAGGTTCCGAAAGATGCACTTGATAATGTCTTAGCAGATTTTTCTACTGGCGGTGTGCAAGAAGGTGTTTTATATGAATCTGGACAATTTATTTCTGATGACTTTTCTCCCAACACAATGGAGAAAATTGAAAGTGTTATAAACAAAATAGAACAAGATTATAAG GTTGCAGCGATTGTATCAGAAGTTGAAGTAGTTACTAAAGGTTGTGAGGTTGGAGAAAAGGTTTTAATTGTCGAAACTGTTGATGATAGTAATTTACAGGTTGATTGTGAAGTTGGTGAAGTATATCTTCCTTCGGAAAAAACAGATTCAGTTAAAAATGCTTCTAAAATGGTAAATGATATTGATATGAAAGATGCGGGAGTG TATAAATCTAAAGTGTTCTGTTGCGAAGTTCTGGTAAGACTGGTAACAGTGTCTTGGGTGAAATCACTCCTGCGTTGCCAAAAAGAAAAGTTAAGCTTCCGACTTTCTTATGTTCTCCATTTCTTCGACACTTTAGATCAAGTTCAAAACAGACCATGGAGCCTAAAGACGTTGATTCTTTAA
- the LOC141661409 gene encoding uncharacterized protein LOC141661409 isoform X1, giving the protein MHRLESSQKSLVIQNRLQLVVDNTESDIQKNDAHDNSCMFPVNTGVDIAVDNDDKIGLEIKDNDEGKIGAEIGVDVEGKTRVEIRVDDEVPKDALDNVLADFSTGGVQEGVLYESGQFISDDFSPNTMEKIESVINKIEQDYKVAAIVSEVEVVTKGCEVGEKVLIVETVDDSNLQVDCEVGEVYLPSEKTDSVKNASKMVNDIDMKDAGVYKSKVFCCEVLVRLVTVSWVKSLLRCQKEKLSFRLSYVLHFFDTLDQVQNRPWSLKTLIL; this is encoded by the exons ATGCATAGACTGGAATCAAGTCAGAAAAGTTTAGTTATTCAG AATCGTTTGCAGCTTGTTGTTGATAATACTGAGTCTGACATACAAAAAAATGATGCACATGATAATAGTTGTATGTTTCCTGTCAATACTGGAGTTGATATTGCGGTTGATAACGATGACAAAATTGGACTGGAGATTAAAGATAATGATGAGGGCAAAATTGGAGCGGAGATTGGAGTTGATGTTGAGGGCAAAACTAGAGTGGAGATTAGAGTTGATGATGAGGTTCCGAAAGATGCACTTGATAATGTCTTAGCAGATTTTTCTACTGGCGGTGTGCAAGAAGGTGTTTTATATGAATCTGGACAATTTATTTCTGATGACTTTTCTCCCAACACAATGGAGAAAATTGAAAGTGTTATAAACAAAATAGAACAAGATTATAAG GTTGCAGCGATTGTATCAGAAGTTGAAGTAGTTACTAAAGGTTGTGAGGTTGGAGAAAAGGTTTTAATTGTCGAAACTGTTGATGATAGTAATTTACAGGTTGATTGTGAAGTTGGTGAAGTATATCTTCCTTCGGAAAAAACAGATTCAGTTAAAAATGCTTCTAAAATGGTAAATGATATTGATATGAAAGATGCGGGAGTG TATAAATCTAAAGTGTTCTGTTGCGAAGTTCTGGTAAGACTGGTAACAGTGTCTTGGGTGAAATCACTCCTGCGTTGCCAAAAAGAAAAGTTAAGCTTCCGACTTTCTTATGTTCTCCATTTCTTCGACACTTTAGATCAAGTTCAAAACAGACCATGGAGCCTAAAGACGTTGATTCTTTAA
- the LOC141661409 gene encoding uncharacterized protein LOC141661409 isoform X3: MHRLESSQKSLVIQNRLQLVVDNTESDIQKNDAHDNSCMFPVNTGVDIAVDNDDKIGLEIKDNDEGKIGAEIGVDVEGKTRVEIRVDDEVPKDALDNVLADFSTGGVQEGVLYESGQFISDDFSPNTMEKIESVINKIEQDYKVAAIVSEVEVVTKGCEVGEKVLIVETVDDSNLQVDCEVGEVYLPSEKTDSVKNASKMVNDIDMKDAGVYKSKVFCCEVLIKFKTDHGA; this comes from the exons ATGCATAGACTGGAATCAAGTCAGAAAAGTTTAGTTATTCAG AATCGTTTGCAGCTTGTTGTTGATAATACTGAGTCTGACATACAAAAAAATGATGCACATGATAATAGTTGTATGTTTCCTGTCAATACTGGAGTTGATATTGCGGTTGATAACGATGACAAAATTGGACTGGAGATTAAAGATAATGATGAGGGCAAAATTGGAGCGGAGATTGGAGTTGATGTTGAGGGCAAAACTAGAGTGGAGATTAGAGTTGATGATGAGGTTCCGAAAGATGCACTTGATAATGTCTTAGCAGATTTTTCTACTGGCGGTGTGCAAGAAGGTGTTTTATATGAATCTGGACAATTTATTTCTGATGACTTTTCTCCCAACACAATGGAGAAAATTGAAAGTGTTATAAACAAAATAGAACAAGATTATAAG GTTGCAGCGATTGTATCAGAAGTTGAAGTAGTTACTAAAGGTTGTGAGGTTGGAGAAAAGGTTTTAATTGTCGAAACTGTTGATGATAGTAATTTACAGGTTGATTGTGAAGTTGGTGAAGTATATCTTCCTTCGGAAAAAACAGATTCAGTTAAAAATGCTTCTAAAATGGTAAATGATATTGATATGAAAGATGCGGGAGTG TATAAATCTAAAGTGTTCTGTTGCGAAGTTCTG ATCAAGTTCAAAACAGACCATGGAGCCTAA
- the LOC141723945 gene encoding uncharacterized protein LOC141723945, whose protein sequence is MGSKHKDKKQHKQENNPDPQLHLDQSQQDSPNNNNIVETETKKKETLDVKIQTVLPEADKISPLVGYFSTSFNPFKDSKPSSEVNVYQNVKRSNRFQVVVKPNGSEVNFVGTNYSGEAAAPQLCTYALGVLDKDTQTLKIVPITSNKIFRLEPNFGGSDDTQDEAQQIPKDEVKKEERFKQQRLLDGMYSTKKTVARNKKYDSLHQNQDPISEQDLDKSLEDVKVNTEALDAGCSNARNIPFHDMFASAPEKAYPLEKIIGKGEWDYLGDLLNITRGSEVMPDTYPTFVCNRVHKLKTIKDEYEKSTVAGVLQYITHLIKYKDMHSMEHYRKMKKHRFPSIFEEKFRTMFEPTSHRLSDEKKKFLISHVLVLTLFVDGYRSDTFDIAKDLNTSVVELRKHWLELGCKLVREKSTVFATLPVPLQFPVAKQRLRKRKR, encoded by the exons ATGGGATCCAAACACAAGGATAAGAAGCAGCACAAGCAAGAAAACAACCCAGACCCACAATTACATCTGGATCAATCCCAACAAGATAGCCCTAATAACAACAATATTGTCGAAACAGAGACCAAAAAGAAAGAGACTTTAGATGTCAAGATTCAGACAGTCCTTCCAGAAGCCGACAAGATTTCTCCTCTCGTAGGTTACTTTTCCACCAGTTTTAACCCTTTTAAGGATTCAAAGCCTTCCTCCGAGGTTAATGTGTACCAGAATGTCAAGAGGAGTAATAGGTTTCAAGTTGTTGTGAAGCCAAATGGGTCTGAGGTTAATTTTGTTGGTACTAATTATTCTGGTGAAGCTGCTGCTCCTCAGCTCTGTACTTATGCTCTCGGGGTTCTTGATAAGGACACCCAGACTCTCAAGATTGTTCCTATTACTTCTAATAAG ATTTTTAGGTTGGAGCCAAACTTTGGAGGATCAGATGATACTCAAGATGAAGCTCAACAAATTCCAAAGGATGAAGTCAAAAAAGAAGAGAGATTTAAACAACAAAGACTTCTTGACGGAATGTATTCAACAAAGAAGACCGTTGCTAGG AACAAGAAATATGATTCTTTACATCAAAACCAAGATCCTATATCAGAACAGGATTTGGACAAGTCTCTGGAGGATGTCAAGGTTAACACTGAGGCTCTTGATGCTGGATGCAGTAATGCTCGTAATATCCCATTCCATGATATGTTTGCCTCTGCACCTGAGAAGGCGTATCCTCTTGAAAAGATTATTGGTAAGGGGGAGTGGGACTACCTCGGCGATTTACTTAATATCACTCGAGGATCAGAAGTTATGCCCGACACCTATCCAACCTTTGTTTGTAACAGAGTTCATAAGTTGAAAACTATTAAG GATGAGTACGAGAAGAGTACAGTTGCTGGTGTTCTACAGTACATTACGCATCTTATCAAGTACAAAGACATGCATTCAATGGAGCATTACAGGAAAATGAAAAAGCACAGATTTCCGAGCATATTTGAAGAGAAGTTTCGAACCATGTTTGAACCGACCTCACATAGACTCTCAGATGAGAAGAAAAAATTTCTTATCAGCCATGTCTTGGTGCTAACTCTTTTTGTTGATGGTTATCGGTCTGACACCTTTGATATAGCCAAAGATCTGAACACAAGTGTTGTAGAATTGAGAAAACATTGGTTAGAGTTGGGTTGCAAATTAGTCCGTGAGAAAAGTACAGTGTTTGCTACCCTTCCTGTCCCATTGCAATTCCCTGTTGCTAAGCAAAGGCTTAGGAAGCGCAAGAGGTAA
- the LOC141723946 gene encoding protein phosphatase 2C 50-like: MEEIPPDIEVTVSLSSSICDNSGISGNVEITRVQIVTESSNLLPDPVSVLRAESVSSRERSFNSLKRTFSGAVESERKISVSETVLNGDSSWVPIDAMIQQNKDDMAADCGIKSKQLLALNASTGISLPIAVEIGEIDNGQVFAKVISLEKQSVEGKMSVSADDVSSNILTLKTSVVALQLPKEKITETEGSRGVVPMKYVPLWGHVSICGKRPEMEDAVAAMPQFLEVPKKMILGEHVINGISQNAGLITTHFFGVYDGHGGSQVANYCRDRIHFVLKEKLKGVRDNETEAKVAVTQQVQWEEIFTSCFQKIDDEVGGKVSQSEPGGDCDTSSGNLEPVAPETVGSTAVVALLCSSHIIVANCGDSRAVLYRGKEAMALSNDHKPNREDENARIEASGGKVIQWNGHRVFGVLAMSRSIGDRYLKPWIIPKPEVMFVPRAREDECLILASDGLWDVMTNEEACEVARRRILLWHKKNGPVTDSERGQGVDPAAQAAAEYLSMLALQKGSKDNISVIVVDLKVQRKFKNKS; this comes from the exons ATGGAAGAGATCCCTCCGGATATTGAAGTTACAGTTAGCTTAAGTAGTTCGATTTGTGATAACTCTGGGATCTCAGGCAATGTGGAAATAACAAGAGTGCAAATTGTGACCGAATCATCAAACTTGTTACCAGATCCTGTATCTGTTTTGCGTGCTGAATCTGTTTCCAGTAGGGAGAGGAGTTTTAATAGTCTAAAGAGAACTTTCTCAGGAGCTGTAGAAAGTGAAAGGAAAATTAGTGTATCCGAGACTGTACTAAATGGAGATAGCAGCTGGGTTCCTATTGATGCAATGATTCAGCAAAATAAGGACGATATGGCAGCTGACTGTGGAATAAAAAGCAAGCAATTGCTAGCTCTGAATGCTAGTACAGGAATAAGTCTGCCAATTGCAGTTGAAATCGGGGAGATAGATAATGGTCAGGTTTTTGCCAAAGTTATTAGCTTGGAGAAACAAAGTGTTGAGGGAAAGATGTCAGTTAGTGCTGATGATGTTAGCTCTAACATTCTCACTCTTAAGACATCCGTAGTTGCTCTTCAGTTGCCTAAAGAAAAGATTACTGAAACTGAAGGGAGCAGGGGTGTGGTGCCTATGAAGTATGTCCCTCTGTGGGGTCATGTGTCAATCTGTGGTAAGAGGCCAGAAATGGAAGATGCTGTAGCTGCAATGCCTCAGTTTCTGGAAGTTCCTAAGAAAATGATACTTGGTGAACATGTTATTAATGGCATAAGTCAAAATGCTGGTCTCATAACAACTCATTTTTTTGGAGTGTATGATGGTCACGGGGGTTCTCAG GTTGCGAACTACTGCCGTGATCGTATCCATTTTGTTTTGAAGGAGAAGTTAAAAGGTGTTAGGGACAACGAAACTGAAGCAAAGGTAGCAGTTACTCAACAAGTGCAGTGGGAGGAAATATTCACCAGCTGCTTTCAAAAGATTGATGATGAAGTTGGAGGAAAAGTAAGTCAAAGTGAACCTGGAGGAGATTGTGATACTTCTAGTGGTAATTTAGAACCAGTTGCCCCAGAAACTGTTGGGTCTACTGCTGTGGTAGCATTATTATGTTCATCCCACATTATAGTTGCAAACTGTGGTGATTCAAGGGCAGTTCTTTACCGTGGCAAAGAGGCCATGGCTTTGTCAAATGATCATAAA CCAAATCGAGAAGATGAAAATGCGAGGATTGAAGCATCTGGAGGAAAGGTCATACAGTGGAATGGGCACCGTGTTTTTGGTGTACTTGCAATGTCAAGATCCATTG GTGATAGATATTTAAAACCATGGATTATACCGAAGCCAGAAGTTATGTTTGTACCGCGAGCTAGAGAGGATGAGTGCCTTATATTAGCTAGTGACGGTCTGTGGGATGTCATGACAAACGAAGAAGCATGTGAAGTGGCTAGAAGACGAATTCTGCTTTGGCATAAAAAGAATGGTCCTGTTACTGATTCTGAAAGAGGGCAAGGAGTTGATCCTGCTGCTCAAGCAGCAGCCGAATACCTCTCAATGCTTGCTCTTCAAAAGGGAAGCAAGGACAACATCTCCGTGATAGTGGTGGACTTAAAAGTTCAAAGGAAGTTTAAGAACAAATCATGA